The DNA window GTGGTCTGGAACCTCCTCAACCGCACCGGCACCGAGTGGCGCAAGGACAAGCCGTCCCGCCTCGGCTACGACATCGCGACGCTGGCGCTGGCCGCGGTGTTCGCGGCGCGGTTCGTGGTGCAGCGCTGGCTGTACAACGAGGACTACACGGGCTGGCTGGCGTTCGCGAAGATCGCGATGGGCTACCCGTTGTACGCGCTGGCGCTGCTCGTCGTGGTGTGGGCCGTGCGGCGCTCCGACAAGCGGCTCAAGGCCCTCCGCGAATCCGCGCCGCGTGAAGAAACCGATGCCGAGATCGAAGAACGCCTGCGCGCCAAATACAGCCAAACCCCCGCCACCGAAGCCTGACCTCCCCGCCCGACGCTGGACGGCGCGCAGCCATTCCGCAGTGCCCCGAAAGGGGCTTTCGGGGAAGTAGATGCCCCGAAAGCCACCTTCGGGGCATCTACGGCAGCGCGGAAATCCCCTTGGCGGGGGAGGGAAGTCAGTAGCCCAGTGCGGATTTGATGTCGGGTTCGATATCGGCCGACGCCACGAAGAGCAGTTCGTCGCCCGGCTCGAGCGGGTCGTCCGGCTGCGGCACGATTACCCGGTCACCGCGCAGGATCGTCACGAGCGCCGCGTCGCGGGGCAGGTTGATTTCGCTGACCGCCTTGCCCTCCAACGGGGTTTCCTGCGGCAACGTCAGTTCGACCAGGTTCGCCTGGCCCTGCCGGAACGTCATCAGGCGCACCAGGTCGCCGACGCTCACCGCCTCCTCGACCATCGCGGCCAGCATGCGCGGCGTCGACACGGCGACGTCCACGCCCCACGCGTCGGTGAACAGCCATTCGTTGGCCGGGTTGTTCACCCGCGCGACCACGCGGCGCACCGCGAACTCGGTCTTCGCCAGCAGCGACACCACGAGGTTGACCTTGTCGTCCCCGGTCGCCGCGATCACCACCTCGCACAGCTGGATGCCGGACTCCTCCAGCGTCGACACCTCGCAGGCGTCGCCGAGCACCCAGTCCGCCTGCTCGACCGTCTCCGGTTCGAACTGGTGCGACTCGCGCTCGATCAGCATCACCTGGTGGCCGCCGTCGATGAGCTCCGCGGCGATAGACCTGCCGACCGCGCCCGCGCCCGCTATCGCTACCCGCATCAGTTCTCCTCCTCGGGGGCGTGGCGGGCGACGCTCGTGACCTCGGTGACCGTGCCCGAATGCGCGGCGACGTACACGGTGTCGTCGGCCTGTAGGACGGTCTTGCGGTCCGGCAGCACGCCGGTGCCGAAGCGCATGATGAACGCGACCCGCGCGCCGGTGGCGTCCTGCAGCTCGCTGACGCTGCGGCCGAGCCACTCCTCGTGCAGCGAAAGCGGCAGCACCGCCACCGTGCCGGACGGATCGCGCCACGCGGCGGCCTGGCCGTCGGGGAGCAGCGTCCGCAGGAAGCGGTCCGTCGTCCACGGCACGGTCGCCACGGTCGGGATGCCCAGCCGCTCGTACACCGCGGCGCGCTTGTGGTCGTAGATCCTCGCCACGACGTGCTCGACGCCGAAGTTCTCCCGTGCCACCCGCGCCGAGATGATGTTCGAGTTGTCCCCGCTGGACACCGCGGCGAACGCGCCGGCGCGTTCGATCCCGGCCTCGATCAGCACCTGCCGGTCGAACCCGACGCCGACGATCTGCTGGCCGTGGAAGTCGCTGCCGAGTCTGCGGAACGACTGCTGGCTCTTGTCGATGACGGCGACGTCGTGGCCGAGCCGCTCCAGCGCCGCGGCCAGCGACGAGCCGACCCGGCCGCAGCCCATGATCACCACGTGCACGGGTGAGCCTCCTCTGTCAGTTCCTCAGGCATCCGGCAGGCCTTCTCCGAGGCGACACGCCAGCGGAGAACCTACCGTGTCGAGTGTGCCGTTACGCTTCGGCGGTGTCGAAGTTCCCGACCGCGCTGAAGAGGCTCGTCCTCGGCCGCCCGTTCCGCAGTGACCGGCTGGCGCACACGCTCCTCCCCAAGCGCATCGCACTGCCCATCTTCGCCTCGGACGCGCTGTCCAGCGTGGCCTACGCCCCCGAGGAGATCTTCCTGACGCTGAGCGTGGCGGGGCTGTCCGCCTACGCCTACGCGCCGTGGATCGGCGTGGCCGTCGCGCTGGTGATGCTGGTGGTGGTCGCCTCCTACCGGCAGAACGTGCACGCCTATCCAAGCGGTGGCGGCGACTACGAGGTCGCGGGTACCAACCTCGGCGGCAAGTTCGGGTTGACGGTGGCGAGCGCGCTGCTGGTGGACTACGTGCTGACCGTGGCCGTGTCCACTTCGTCCGGTGTGGCCAACATCGGATCCGCCATCCCGTTCGTGGCCAACCACAAGGTGCTCTTCGCGGTGGCCATCGTGGCGCTGCTGGCCGCGTTGAACCTGCGCGGCGTCCGCGAATCGGGCAAGGCCTTCGCGATCCCGACCTACGGGTTCATCATCGGCATCTTCGGCATGGTCATCTGGGGCCTGTTCGAGGTCTTCCGCGGCACCGAGATGAAGGCCGAGAGCGCGGGCTTCGAGCTGCACGCGGAGCAGTCGCTCGCCGGGTTCGCGTTCGTCTTCCTCATCCTGCGCTCGTTTTCCTCCGGTGCCGCCGCGCTGACCGGGGTCGAGGCGATCAGCAACGGCGTGCCCGCGTTCCAGAAGCCGAAGTCGAAGAACGCCGCGACCACGCTGCTGCTGATGGGCGTGCTCGCGGTGACGATGCTGGTCGGCATCATCACGCTCGCGATCGCGACCGACGTGAAGTTCGCCGAGGACCCGGCGCGCCAGCTGACCGGCACCCCGGCGGGCTACGAGCAGAAGACGATCGTCGCGCAGATCGCGCACGCGGTGTTCGCCGACTTCCCGCCCGCGTTCTACTACATCTCGTTCAGCACCGGGATCATCCTGCTGCTCGCGGCGAACACCGCGTTCAACGGGTTCCCGGTGCTCGGCTCGATCCTCGCGCAGGACCGGTACCTCCCGCGCCAGTTGCACACCAGGGGCGACCGGCTCGCCTTCTCCAACGGCATCCTGTTCCTCGCCGCGTTCGCGCTGGTGCTGATCTTCGCCTTCGACGCCGAGGTCACCAAGCTGATCCAGCTCTACATCGTCGGCGTGTTCGTGTCGTTCACGGTGAGCCAGGCCGGCATGATCCGGCACTGGAACCGGTTGCTGGCCAAGGAAACCGACGCGGGCGTTCGGCGGCGGATGCGGCGCTCGCAGACGGTCAACGCGATCGGGCTGACCATGACCGCGACCGTGCTGGTGATCGTGCTCATCACGAAGTTCCTGCTCGGCGCGTGGATCGCGATCGCGGCCATGGTGGCGATCTTCCTGCTGATGACCGCGATCCGCAGGCACTACGACCGGGTCGCCGACGAACTCGCCGAGGCAGATCAGGCGCCTGCCGTGCTGCCCTCGCGCAACCACGCGATCGTGCTGGTGTCCAAACTGCACCGTCCGACGTTGCGCGCGCTCGCCTACGCCAAGGCGGTCCGCCCCGACGTGCTCGAGGCGGTCACCGTCAACGTCGACGACGCCGACACCCGCGCGCTGGTCGCCGACTGGGACAGGCACAAGTTTTCCGTGCCGCTCAAGGTGATCGAGTCGCCCTACCGCGAAATCACCAGGCCGGTGCTGGAATACGTGAAGCGGGTGCGCGGCGCGAACCCGCGCGACGTGGTCACCGTGTTCATCCCGGAGTACGTGGTCGGCCGGTGGTGGGAGCAGATCCTGCACAACCAGAGTGCGTTGCGGCTCAAGGGAAGGCTGCTGTTCCAGCCGGGTGTCATGGTGACGAGCGTGCCGTGGCAGCTCGCTTCCTCGGAGAAGGCGAAGGAGCGCAACCGCAGGGTCCGGCCCGCCGCCGGTGACGTGCGCCGCGGCCTCTACGTCGCGGGGCGCCCCGCGACGGCGGCGAAGCCGAAGCCACCGGAGCCGCCGAAGCCGGACAAGGAGAAGACCGGATGACCGAGGCGGTCAGCTGGCTCGGCAGGGAACTGGAGCTGGAGGTCGGCGCCGTCGCGCACGGCGGGCACTGCGTGTCCAGAGTGGACGGACGTGTGGTGTTCGTCCGGCACGCGCTGCCCGGCGAACGCGTGACCGCGACGGTCACCGAGGACAAGGGCGGTTCGTTCTGCCGCGCGGACGCGGTGACCGTGCACGAGGCTTCCAGCGGCAGGGTCGAACCGCCGTGCCCGGTCGCGGTGCCGGGCGGCTGCGGCGGCTGCGACTGGCAGCACGCGGACCCGGCGCTGCAGCGCGAGCTGAAGGCGGCCGTGGTCGAAGAGCAGTTGCACCGGCTCGCCGGGATCGAGCGGAAGGTGCTGGTGGAGGAACTGCCCGGCGGCCCGCTCGGCTGGCGCACGCGGGTGCGGCTGGTCGCGGGTCGCGACGGGCGGGCGGGGCTGCGCGAGCACCGCAGCCACCGGGTCGTTCCGATCGACGACTGCCCGATCACCGTGCGCGGCGCGCTCGACGGCGTGCTGTCCGAAACCTGGCGCCCCGGCAGCGAAATCGAGGTCACCCGCGACGCCGACAGCGAAGTCCACGTGCGCGAGCAGAACACCTGGCGCGGCCGGACGCGATCGCACCGGATCAGCGGGGGAGAGGCCGTCCAGCGCGCCGCTGGGCGGGAGTGGCGGCTCGACGCGCACGGGTTCTGGCAGGTCCATCCCGAGGCGGCCGAGACCTTCGCCGCTCTTGTCGGGGAATGGGCGGACGCGCCGCGCGACGGGGTGGCGTGGGACCTGTACGCGGGTGTCGGGCTGTTCGCCTCGGTGCTGGCCGAGCAGGTCGGCCCCGGCGGGCGGGTGCGGGCGATCGAGTCCGGCAGGCGCGCGGTCGCCGATGGCGAAGCCAACCTCGCCGATCTCCCGCAGGTGAAGTGGTCGAGCGGACGCGTCGAGCACGTGGTGGCGCGCGCCGAGAAACCGGTCGACGTGGTGGTGCTCGACCCGCCGCGCAAGGGCGCGGGCCGCGAGGTCGTCGACGCGATCGCGGCGGGCGAGCCGGACCGGATCGTGTACGTGGCCTGCGACCCGGCCGCGCTCGCACGCGACCTCGCGTTCTTCGCCGGGCACGGCTACGGGCTCACCGAGCTGCGCGCGTTCGACGCGTTCCCGATGACTCACCACGTGGAGTGCGTGGCGCTGCTGCAGTGATTTTGTCGGTGCCTCCTGCCAGGCTGCGATGATGACGCCGAACCTGACGATCGACTGTGCGGATCCGGTACGGCTGGCGGAGTTCTGGAGGGAGGCGCTGGACTACCAGGCCGGTGACACGCCGGAGTCCATTGTGGATCCGGAGGGATGTGGGCTGCGGCTCCGGTTCCAGCAGGTTCCGGAGCCGAAGACGGTCAAGAACCGGATGCACCTCGATCTCACCGATGTCGGTGGCGGGCCGGGCGTCCCGCTCGCCGAGCGCACCCGGCGGGTGATAGCGAAGGCCGAGCGGCTGGTCGCCGCCGGTGCCACCGTGCTGCAGGTGCTCGACCCGCCCGGGATGGACTTCTACTCGGTCGTCCTGCGGGACCCCGAGGGCAACGAGTTCTGCGTGAAATGACGCCGCGGATTTTGTCGGTGCCCTCTGGGATGCTCCGGCCATGATTCCGAAAGTGACGATCGACTGCGCGGATCCGGTACGGCTCGTGGAGTTCTGGGCGGAGGCGTTGGACTACATCCCGCAGCCGCCGCCGGGTGGGCATGCCACGTGGCGTGCTTACTGGCAGGAGATGGGCGTGCCCCCGGAAGAACTGCCCGAGGGCGCTGGTGACACGCCGGAGTCCATTGTGGACCCGGAGGGGCGTGGGCCGCGGATCTGGTTCCAGCAGGTGCCGGAGCCGAAGACGGTCAAGAACCGGATGCACTTCGACCTCGAAGTCGGTGGCGGGCGCGAGGTCTCGCTCGCCGAGCGCACCGCGCGGGTGACGGCGAAGGTCGAGCGGCTGGTCGCGGCCGGTGCCACCGTGTTCCAGGTGCTCGATCGGCCCGGGATGGACTACTACGCGGTCGTCCTGCGGGACCCGGAGGGCAACGAGTTCTGCGTGGGGTGACCGACGTCCGAACGCCCCGCCACCTGCGCGGGGCGTTCGACCGGCGCAGGCGGCTCAGTCCGAGGTGAACCGGCCCGCGGCCCACGCCCGGTCACCCGGTTCCTTGATCTCGTCGACCACCACGCCCTCCACGACGTACTCGATCGGCTCGATCAGCCCGCGTTTGACCGCCTCGTGCCAGGCCTCGTGCGGGCCGACGCCCCACGGGTGCCACGGCACCAGGTCGTCGACCACCACGATCGCGCCCGGTTTGGCGATCTTCCTGCTGTTCTGGATGTCGGCGTAGGCCACTTCGTAGTCGTGCCCGCCGTCGACGAATACGAGATCGGGCTGTTCCCCGGTATAGGCGGGCACCGCCTCCAGCGAGTTTCCCACGATCAGTTCGTGGCGGCCCGGATAACGCGCGTCGATGAATTCCTTGGCGAGCTCCACCGAAAGTCGCCGGTCGATCTCGAATGAGACCACTTTGACCTCGGGAAGGCCTTCGAGAAAGGCTATCGCGGAGAATCCGACGTTGAACCCGATCTCGGCGACCACCCCGGCGTTCGTCTTGCGGGCAAGCTCTTGCAGGTAAACCGCTTCGGCCGCGGTCGCGCCGCCTTCGTAGACCGGAGCATGCCGTTGTTTGACGTACTCGTAAATTTCCCACATGAGCTTTTCGATAGCGCTCATGTCCTGGGTGGCGTCGGTTTCCATGACGTCTCCATCATCGTGTTCACCGCGATCGGCGCTGGACGAGAGTCAAGGAGTACTACAAAGCGCCTGGCAACTCCAGCGCGGCAATTTATGTATGACCGGGCTACTGATCGACGCCCACGCGCGGCTCATCCCCGTGACAAGTTCGGGTGCTCCCGGCGGCGGGCGACGTACTCGCCCGCCGCACCGGCCAGTATCAGCAGCCCGGCCGCCAGCAGGCCCCACGCGCACAGGCCCGGCTCGACGGTCCCCTGCGGGAACAGGGCGTCCGCGCCGCCGAGGCCGGAGACGAGGTACCACCCGAGCCAGACCGTGATGATCGCGCCGGGCACGGCCGAGATCACCGTGAGCCGCCAGCGCCCGATCATCAGCGCGAGCAGGGCGGGCCCGGCCGCCGCGGCCAGGCCGACGACGAACCACGCCGCCTCGTTCACGCGCATGAACCGCTCGACCACGCGCGGCGCGTCGCCGGCGAGCGCCGGATGCGTCCACACCGACAGCGGCCACAGGAACGCCAGGCCGCCGACGGCCACACCGACGAGTACCACGACGGCCGCCGCGCGACGACCGACCGCGTTTCCGCTCACCCCGAGCCCCATCCCCTCCGACGCCGAACTCCCCTGCCCGTGCGGCCTGGCGCCGGCTGTGGCCGGCGCGGGCACGGGGTTGCCACCAGTTTGCTGCAGGATTGCCCGGCAATCCAGGAGGTTATCCGTTGGCGTCATCAGTCAGCGTGTCGGCGCATTCTTCACCGGCCGTCGGCGGTCCCGGACGCCTCACGGGTAGCTGGTCAGATTGGCGACGTTGGTGCCGGGATCGGACGGTCCGCCGCGGTCGTTGAGCACGTGGTTGATCGTGCCGGTCCCGCCGAGCGACACCGTCACCATGCCGTGGAACCGGATACCGGGGGCCTCCGGCGCCTCGAAGGACCGTTCCGCGACGACGGCAGGGTTGGCGTTGAAGTAGCAGTAGCTGCCCAGCCCCCACGCCTCGTGGCTGGTGACGCCGTCGCCGACCTTGTAGGCCGCGTACCCCTTCGTCCCGCCGTCCATCCAGGCCGCCTGGTCGGGCGGGTCGTAGGGCAGTTCGTTCTGGTAGAAGTAGGTCCGCCCGCCGTTGCCGTTCCAGATCGTCTGGTGCTTCTGGTAGTGCTCGACGAACAGGCCGTACGCGGTCACGTCGTCGCCGTTCACCACGAGCCCGGTGTCCGCGGTGTTGGTGTCCCAGCCCACGCCGTCGCCGTGATCGGCCCGCCAGATCCACAGGTGGTCGCCGAGCACGTCCGAGCTGTTGATCACCAGGCTCGTGGTGGCCTTGCCGACGCCGGCGCCGCCGACCCGGAAGTACACGTCGTGCAGTGACACGGGGTTCGCCGCGTGCGACGCCGCGGAGCCGGCCGGGCCGACTTCCAGCAGCACCGGGGAGTTCACCGGCCCGGCGTCGAACAGCAGGCCAGCCACCTTCACCCCGTCGACGTCGGCGACCCTCATCGCCGTGATGCCGTTGCCGGGAACCAATGTCGCGAGGCCGAGCCCGAGCACCACGGTGTCCGGACGGTCCACTTCGAGCGTCTGGTCGAGGTGGTGGACGCCGGGGGCGAACAGCAGGTTCTTCCCCTGGGCGAGCGCGGTCTCGATCGTCGAGGCCGACTCACCCGGTTTCACGATGAAGAACTCGTCGATCGGCAGCGAAGATCCCGGCTGGTCGCCGCGAGACCACGTCGTGCCGCGCGCGTCGTGGCGCAGCGCCGGGACGAACACGTGGTACGCCCCCGCGCTATCGACGTGGAGGAACGGCTTCTCCCGCACCACGGGCGCACTGTCCACAGTGGTGAAGGGCGGGTCGGGGAAGCTGGTCGGCGGCGCGTTCTCGGCGCCGACGAACACCATGTTCCAGTTCGCTCCTCGCCAGCACCCCAGGTGCGCGTTCCGCGAAATCCACTGCTGCTGCGAGCCGGACCTGATCTGACCGTCCACAACGGAGTCGGCGAGGTAACCGCCGCTCGACCACCCGCCGTCGTCGAGCTGGAGCGAGCCTCGCACGTGCATGCGGCGGAACGGCGCGGCCTGCGAGACCGCCCACTGCGCGGTGCCGCCGTCCGGGTTCACCGCGAGGTTCTCCGCCGAGCGCCAGAAGTTCTGGGTCGCGTTGCCCTCGAACCAGCCGGCCTCGGCGCGCACCGCGCCGTTGATCGTGACGTCGTCCGGGTGCAGTCCCAGCCCGGCGATCTGGGTGTAGAACCCGACGTCGGCGTGCACGTCGTAGCTTCCTGGCTTGAACAGCAGCGCGAACCGGTCATCGCCGAACTGGTTGCTTTCCTGGCGCGCGAAGACGGTGTCGAGCTTTTCCTGGATCCGGGAAGCGGGCATCGACGGGTCGAACACGAGCACGTTCGGCCCGAAGTCGGGATACCCCGGCGCGCTGCCGGGAACGTCGGCTGCGCTCACCGCGGACGACTCGGCCGGTCCGCTGTCCGCAGTGGACAGTGCGGTGCGGTCTTCGCTCGCTCGGTGGACGAAATGGTGCGAGCCTCCCGCTTCCTCGACGACCTGTCGGCTGGCACAAGCACTGTAGCCCGACCGCGGCCATTTTTGTTGGTACTGGCAACAAAGTATCGCGGGTGTGGTCCGCCGGTGACAATGATCCATCCGGTGCTGCGCCGTCCGGGTGACGACCTTCGTCGGGCCGATAACCATTCGCGACCACGGGCACGGCGCCGGTACGGTGCGCCGGACCGATCGAGGAGGCAGCCATGCACTACGACGCCGAAGCGTCCTTTTGAGCCGACCAGCAAGCGCCGCAAGGGGTTCCCTCTAGCGAGACCAGAGTCAAACGCGGTGAGCGGACCGTCGGCTCCGGTAAGGAACTCGTCGAGAAGCTCGGCGGGAACGACCCCTGCCCGTGCGGTTCCGGGCGGAGGTTTCCGCCGGTGCTGCCGCGAGGGCGGCCGGTACGACGGCGTGAACGGCCACCACTACGTCCGTGACTGAGGTGTCGCGCTCGGCGTAGCCGGTGTCCCGTCGAGGGAACCGGCTACGCCGAGCCCGCTCTCACCTCCGCAGCACGGTCGTCAGGGCGGCGGCAAGCTCGGCGGCCGGATCGTCGCACGCCGTAGGGCAGTGCCAGGCGATGATCGCGTCGGGGCGCACGAGCAGCGCGCCGTCCGGCTTCAGGCCGACGTCGCCGAGCCAGCCGGACTCGTCGATGCGCGCGATGGCGATGTCCGTCCGCTGCGCCGCGTCCTCCCAGTGCTTCCCGTCCGGTCCGGCCAGCAGGGTGAACCCGGTGCCAAGAAGGTCCAAAGTAGACATTCGGGTGCCGTCGCGGTCCAACCAGCGGTGGGGGAGGCGGGTGCCGGGACGGCCTTCCGGCGCGTAGCGGTCCGATGGCGGCGCGCCGCGGTCGTCGGGGACGAACGCGCCCTGGTCGTACTGGGCGCCGAACATCGCCGCCGCCGGGTGCACCGCCTCGCTCTTCCCGTCGGTGAAGCTCTTGATCATGTCACCGACGTGCCCAGCGACGCGGCTGGAAAACTCGGCTGTGGCGTAACCGACGGGGTAGCGCTCGGCGTGGTAGGTCTCGAGCAGGTCCGGCCCGGCGGAACCGTCGAGCACCGCGGCCAGTTTCCAGGCCAGGTTGTGCACGTCGGCGATCGCGGTGTTGGCGCCCGCCGCGGCCATCGGCGGCATCGCGTGCGCGGCGTCGCCGGCGAGGAACACCCGCCCGGCGGCGAAGGACTCCGCGACGTGCATCCCGGACTCCCACGGCATGCTGCTGATGATCTCGACGTCGATGTCCCCCGCCCCGATCACCGTGCGGAGGATGTCCGCCCACCGGTCGGCGCCCAGTTCGTGCGCGCGCCCGTCGCCGACGGGGAAGTCGCTCGTGGAGAACAGCCAGCGGTCGGTGCCGTTGATCGAGACGAACGCGCCGGAAGCAACCGGGTTTTCGATCTGGCACAGGTTGAACGGCTTGTCGCGGACGAGCTCGGTGAGATCCGCGCGGAAGTACACGTCGAGGTTGTCGGCGAGGTGTCCGATACCGCCGCGGGCGATGCCGAGACTCTCCCTGATCGGGCTGCGGGCACCGTCGGCCGCGATCACGTAGTCGGCGGTGACGGTGATCGTCCCCGCGTCGCTCGCCAGCGTCGCGGTGACCCTGTCGCCGTCTTGCCGCAGCGCGCGAAGCTCGGTGCCGAAGCGGACGTCCGCGCCGTCGCGTTCGGCGGCCGCGCGCAGCACGGGTTCGAGCACGTCCTGCGGGCACAGGATGCTCTGCCCGGGGCTGAGGCTGAGCATCTCCTGGTGCATCGCGACCTTGGCACCGAGATCCGGTGTCAGCTCGGGCCACCGCGCGTCGACGAGCGTGCTCCCGCTGACCATGCCGTTGAACCCGGCCAGTTCCGCGCTCGCCAGCGCGATCTCCTCGGTGAGCCCGAGCGAGCGGTAGATCTCGGTGCTGCGCGGGTTGAACCGCCTGGCTTTCGGCTGCGGCGAAGTGTCGCGATGCTTCTCGGCCAGCAGCGTCGGCACGCCGTGCCGTCGCAGCAGCAGGGCCGCGGTGAGCCCGGCGACCCCGCCGCCGACGACCAGGACGGGAACGCGTTCCTCGGACATGAGCACTCCTCCGTGTACGACGTACATTTTGTGTACGTTGTACACGCTGTGTACGATGTAGTGCAATCGAGGAGGTGCGGTGGGCACGGACGGTGCGCCGGCGCCGCCGATCTGGTTCCTGCCGGAGGCGCCCGAGCGGAAATGGGGCCTCGGCAGGGCGGAGATCGTGCGGGTCGCGATCGAGATCGCCGACGGCGGTGGCGCCGAGGCGCTCACCATGCGCGCGGTCGCGACCAAGCTCGGCGCCGCGACGCCGATGTCCCTCTACCGGTACGTGCACAGCAAGGAAGGTCTCGTCGACCTGATGCTCGACGAGGTGGGCGCGGAAGTTCCCACGCCGGACGAGCCGGGGGAGGACTGGCGGGGCGAGCTGACCGAGCTCTGCCGGGCGGAATGGGCCATGATGCGGCGCCATCCCTGGTACGCGGCGCTGGTGCACAGCCGTCCGCCCGCGGGGCCGAACGCGTGCCGCCGCCACGAGTTCGTGCTCGCCACGTTCGCGAAGCTCGGGCTGGAGCCGTCGCGGTCACTCGGGTTTTCGCGGTTGCTCGACGGCTACCTCGCCGGGTTGGCGCTGCAGCAGGCCGAGGAAGAAAAAATGTGGCGGCGCAACAACTTCGGCTCGACTGACCAGGTCAGGGAGCAGGTTCGGGACTGGTGGCCGCGGTCGCGGGGCGATGCCGCCTACCCGCACCTCACCGCGCTGATGGAGTCCTTTTTGGACGGCGGAGGGATCGCGCCGGACGTGGACGCCCAGTTCGAGCTGGGGCTGGCCTGCCTGCTGGACGGTGTCGCCGCGCGGCTATGACCGCGTCGCGTCGTAGTGCTCGGCGATCCTGAGCAGTGCGCTCGTCATCGCGCCCGCGTCGGCGACGCGCGCGGCGTCGGTCAGTTCTTCCAGCTGTTTCGAAATCGCGTTGTGCACCTCGTGCGCGAGGCTGTCGCCCTCTTCGGTGAGCGCGATCCGGTTGACGCGCCGGTCGCAGTCGTCGGGAACGCGGCGCACCAGCGCGCGCCGCTCCACCCTGTCGACGAGGCCGGACAGGCTCGACCGTTCGAGGTGCAGCGACCTGCTCAGCTCGGTCATCCCGACCGGCCCCTCGGTCAGCTGGCACATCAGCTGCGCCTGCGGCGAGGTGAGCCCGAGTCGGCGGCTCTCTTCGCTGAACACCTGCTGGACGACGTGGGTCATGCGCACGAGCGCCTCGGCCAGTCGCAGGTGTTCCGGCGCGTCGGCCGAGCTCGTCGTCACGGTGACCAGTGTAGTTGACGGTTGTTCGTAGTACGAACTACAGTGCTTCGTACTACGAACAATTCGTACTACGAAGGAGTCTGCCTTGGCGGCACAATTTGTCTCAACGGCACGAGTGGTGGTGATCGGCGGCGGGTACGGCGGGGTTTCCGTGGCGAAGGGGCTGGACGAGGTCGCCGAGGT is part of the Amycolatopsis sp. CA-230715 genome and encodes:
- a CDS encoding MarR family winged helix-turn-helix transcriptional regulator gives rise to the protein MTTSSADAPEHLRLAEALVRMTHVVQQVFSEESRRLGLTSPQAQLMCQLTEGPVGMTELSRSLHLERSSLSGLVDRVERRALVRRVPDDCDRRVNRIALTEEGDSLAHEVHNAISKQLEELTDAARVADAGAMTSALLRIAEHYDATRS
- a CDS encoding TetR/AcrR family transcriptional regulator C-terminal domain-containing protein is translated as MGTDGAPAPPIWFLPEAPERKWGLGRAEIVRVAIEIADGGGAEALTMRAVATKLGAATPMSLYRYVHSKEGLVDLMLDEVGAEVPTPDEPGEDWRGELTELCRAEWAMMRRHPWYAALVHSRPPAGPNACRRHEFVLATFAKLGLEPSRSLGFSRLLDGYLAGLALQQAEEEKMWRRNNFGSTDQVREQVRDWWPRSRGDAAYPHLTALMESFLDGGGIAPDVDAQFELGLACLLDGVAARL
- a CDS encoding FAD-dependent monooxygenase codes for the protein MSEERVPVLVVGGGVAGLTAALLLRRHGVPTLLAEKHRDTSPQPKARRFNPRSTEIYRSLGLTEEIALASAELAGFNGMVSGSTLVDARWPELTPDLGAKVAMHQEMLSLSPGQSILCPQDVLEPVLRAAAERDGADVRFGTELRALRQDGDRVTATLASDAGTITVTADYVIAADGARSPIRESLGIARGGIGHLADNLDVYFRADLTELVRDKPFNLCQIENPVASGAFVSINGTDRWLFSTSDFPVGDGRAHELGADRWADILRTVIGAGDIDVEIISSMPWESGMHVAESFAAGRVFLAGDAAHAMPPMAAAGANTAIADVHNLAWKLAAVLDGSAGPDLLETYHAERYPVGYATAEFSSRVAGHVGDMIKSFTDGKSEAVHPAAAMFGAQYDQGAFVPDDRGAPPSDRYAPEGRPGTRLPHRWLDRDGTRMSTLDLLGTGFTLLAGPDGKHWEDAAQRTDIAIARIDESGWLGDVGLKPDGALLVRPDAIIAWHCPTACDDPAAELAAALTTVLRR